In Odocoileus virginianus isolate 20LAN1187 ecotype Illinois chromosome 5, Ovbor_1.2, whole genome shotgun sequence, a single window of DNA contains:
- the LOC110122102 gene encoding olfactory receptor 10J4 has translation MPRPNFTTVEEFTFEGFSIFGWQPRLILFVVFLVLYLLTLASNAIILTVICLNHQLHTPMYFFLSVLSISETCYTVAIIPRMLSSLLSPQHAISIPDCATQLFFYLTFGVNNCFLLTAMGYDRYVAICNPLRYSVIMGKKTCIQLEGGSWSIGLSTAIIQVSSVFSMPFCGANVISHFFCDIRPLMKLACADITIKELITLLISLCVLVLPMVLIFISYVLIVSSILKMASAEGRKKAFATCASHLTVVIVHYGCTSFVYLKPKSQNSLKDRLISVTYTVITPLLNPIVYSLRNKEVKDALLRALGRKSFS, from the coding sequence ATGCCAAGACCTAATTTCACAACTGTGGAAGAGTTTACCTTTGAAGGCTTTTCCATTTTTGGGTGGCAGCCCAGACTCATCCTCTTTGTGGTGTTTTTGGTCTTGTACCTGTTGACCCTTGCCAGCAATGCTATCATCTTGACAGTCATCTGCCTCAACCATCAGCTTCACACACCGATGTACTTCTTCCTGAGTGTGCTGTCCATCTCTGAGACCTGTTACACAGTGGCCATCATCCCCCGAATGCTGTCCAGTCTCCTCAGCCCCCAACATGCTATCTCTATTCCAGACTGTGCCACTCAGCTCTTCTTCTATCTCACTTTTGGTGTCAACAACTGCTTCCTGCTCACGGCCATGGGGtatgaccgctacgtggccatctgcaaCCCCCTAAGATATTCAGTCATCATGGGCAAGAAGACTTGTATACAACTGGAAGGGGGATCCTGGAGCATTGGCTTAAGCACAGCCATCATTCAAGTATCCTCTGTGTTCAGCATGCCTTTCTGTGGCGCCAATGTCATCTCCCACTTCTTTTGTGATATCCGGCCCCTAATGAAGCTTGCCTGTGCTGATATCACCATCAAAGAATTGATCACTTTGCTCATCAGTCTGTGCGTCCTTGTTCTGCCCATGGTCTTGATCTTTATCTCTTATGTCCTGATTGTCAGCAGCATCCTCAAGATGGCATCTGCTGAGGGTCGGAAAAAGGCCTTTGCCACGTGTGCCTCACATCTCACAGTAGTCATTGTCCACTATGGTTGTACCTCCTTCGTCTACCTGAAACCCAAATCACAAAACTCCCTGAAGGACAGACTGATCTCTGTAACCTACACTGTCATTACCCCGCTCCTAAACCCCATTGTATACAGCCTCAGGAACAAAGAGGTCAAGGATGCCTTGCTCAGAGCTTTGGGCAGAAAGTCCTTTTCTTAG